The Chitinimonas arctica region CCTGCGCGCGGTCAAGAGCAGCGACGAAATCGCCCAGATGGAAAATGCCCTGGAGATTGCCTACCGGATGCATGTGCTGGCCATGGGCTCGGCCAGGCCGGGCGTGCGCGAACAGGAAATCGTCGGCCTGATGGAGGGCTTGGCCACCAGCCAGGGCCGTGCCCTGGCCTACCCCATCATCTTCAGCCGCGACGGTCATATCCTGCACAATCATGGACATGCCCATACGCTGAAGGCGGGCGACCTGGTGGTCAACGATGCCGGCGCGGAAAGCCCCTTGCACTATGCCAGCGATATCACCCGCACCATCCCGGTCGGCGGACGCTTCAATCCGCAACAGCGCATCGTCTATCAGGCGGTGCTGGATAGCCAACTGGCCGCCATTGCCGCCATGAAACCCGGCGTCCCCTACCGCGAGGTACACGATCTGGCAGCCCGCGTGCTGGTCGAGGGCGTGGCGGAATTGGCGCTGTTCAAGGGCCGCGCCGAAGACGTGGTGAATGGCGGCGCCTACGCGCTGCTGTTCCCGCACGGCCTGGGCCATCATATCGGCCTGGACGTGCACGATATGGAAGGCTTGGGCGAGAACGAGGTCGGCTATGGCGACGGGATCACCCGCAGCACCGACTTCGGCCGCCGCTCGCTGCGCTTGGGCCGCCCCCTGCGTGAAGGCTGGGTGGTCACGGTGGAACCGGGCGCCTATTTCATTCCTGCCCTGATAGATCGCTGGGCTGCCGAACAGCGGCATGCCCACCTGATCAATTACGCGGCCTTCGACGCCTGCCGCGATTTCGCCGGTATCCGCATCGAAGACGACGTACTGATCACCGCCGACGGTGCCCGCGTCCTGGGCAAGCCGATTCCCAAGACAATCGCCGAAGTGGAAGCATTGGCCAGCGCGTAAAGTATTCCCGCCCCCTCATGCCGACATGGTGGGGTGGGTCGTCGCATGGCAGGCGGTCCGCCTGTTTTACAAACCGCCCCCAACCGGTTTAAGCTTCGCGCTTGGTCGGCAGTTCACCCAGGCGTCGCCGTCTCGCAATGAGACACGCTAAACCTGCCAGGCAAAATAAGTAAGGCGCGCTACGCGCCGCTTGGCTCGAAACCTCTGTGCCAAGCCATAAGGGCGACCAATGGCGTATCCGCGTTCGCAAGACCGGATAGGCACGACGACAAGGAATCGACCATGTCTCGTCCCGTATTTCCGTTTTATGCCCCCGATATTTCCAGCCTGGCCCGTTCGCTGCACCGGCAATGGTCCGAACAGAGCCATCCGCCCGGCCATGTGCAGTTGCTCAATATGTTGGCGCAAGCGGTGGGCTATCAAAATTTCCAGCACTTCCGCAGCGAAGCCGAAGCAACGCCTCTGCCCACGGAAACGACTACCGAAGTTGCCCCTGCCGCCACGCCGGCGGCACCCTCTCGCCTATTGCGCCATTTCGATGCGCAAGGGCGATTGATACGCTGGCCAGGCAAATTCTCGGAACAACAGCCCTGCCTCTGGACCATCTGGGCCCGCATTCCGGCCCGCCGGGAAATGAGCGAGCGGGAAGTGAACGAGTTCATCAAACCGGCCCAGACACTCGAGGACCATGTACTGCTGCGTCGGGAGCTGGTGAACTACAAGCTGCTGGAACGTACGGTGGATGGCCGTGTGTATCGCCGCCGCGAACAAGCGGTCCCGGCCGAATGGGTGGATTTGCTGCATGAAGTAATGCGACGGGCCAAGGCATGAAGCCCGACCTGCCCCGCTGTTAACGATGCCGCTATCCGTGTTGGACAGAAGTTGAAACCAAACGCTCGTTCGCCGGTCGGAAGCAGGCCGGCGAACGCGGCTTTATTGGTGTGGTCGGAAATACTCGAATAACAAGAAAGAAGAAGAAAAATGAATGAAATCTATATCAGTACCGATGTTGAAACCGATGGCCCCATCCCAGGCCCGCATTCGATGTTGAGCCTTGGTTCGGCGGCGTACACGGCGGACAAGCAGCTTGTCGCCACCTTCAGCGCCAACCTGGAAACACTCCCCGGCGCCGAGCCCCACCCGAAGACCGCCGAGTGGTGGGCCACCCAGCCCGAGGCTTGGGCTGCATGCCGGAAGAACCTCGAAGCACCCGATGCCGCGATGACGCGTTACGCCAGCTGGGTTCGATCGCTGGGCGGGAAACCTGTGTTTGTCGCCTACCCGGCGGGTTTCGACTTCCTGTTCGTGTATTGGTACCTGATCCGCTTCACCGGAGACAGTCCGTTCAGCCATTCGGCGCTCGATATGAAAACCTTCGCCATGGCCTTGCTGAAGACCGACTACCGGGAGAGTACCAAGCGGAATATGCCTAAGCGCTGGTTCGACAAGTTTCCCCACACGCACGTCGCGCTAGACGACGCAATCGAACAGGGGGCGCTGTTTTGCAACATGCTGAAAGAAAGCCGCGGCTAGCACGAAGACCGCAAAGCCAGTTCATATAAAACATCGGGGCACTGTTCCATGTTTTCGCTACCGTCGGTGAAGGCAATGGCCTTGAAACCATGTCGCTCGTAAAAAGCGCGGGCCCGTACATTGGCCTGGAAAGTATAGAGCCGAATCGGTAATGGCAGCACTTGCAGTGCATGATCGAGCAACAGCGCACCGATACCTTGCCCCACATGGCTTGGCGCCAAATAGAGCTGGTCGAGCCAACTCAGCTCGTCGGTGCATTCGATGGCAAGCACGCCAACAATTGCCGTACCGCTACATGCAACGATGACCCCACCCGTGGGAATGAGCATCTCGCGCACCCATTGATAAACCTCGGCATCGGTATGAGGGCCGCAGGCATAGGGCAGAAAAGCTTTACGCGACAACAGGAGCACTTCGGCGACTTGGGGCGCGTCTTTGCTTGTTGCCGGCCTTAATATGATTTCCGTGGTAATGGCATCTCGCTCCGGTGATCGGTACGTTCGGATTAGCTGTAAGACTGGCTCCCTGGTTTCATGCGCACGTTCTCGTCGGTTTATCGGCACGTTATCGGCATGCCCCGCTCACCTGAGATGCCGATATCGAGCGCGTATTGTGCCGACAAACTTCAAGCCAGTACCTGCAATCAGTCAGTACATTGCCAAGTATTCAATGCTGGATCGAAAGGCACCATCGAAACTGGGGCGCATACCTGCCCGTGTAGCCATCGCATCGACGCCCTCCATACCGTTCGTCCCCAAAATCGAACACCAGGAAATATATTGCCTACCGCCTACCTATAGTGCTGAGACAACGTGCGCTAAGCGCTGGCACTAGGGGGAAGACAATGAATTCAACACTGCTGAACCGCACCCTGGCATGGTCCACCTTGATCGGCGCGATATTGGCGGGACCGGCGCAAGCCGCCACTTTCGTGCAGCTGAGCGGTACGACCATAGATTTCTTCTACGACCAGGACTACTGGGGGGTAGGCAATGCCTCGGTGCTGGGCGATAGCATTTCCTTCGATGTCGAAGATTTCAGCACCACCGCGAGAGTGCGCAATAGCACCGGCAGCGCCTCCAGCACCTTGCAGGACAGCACCTTTCCCGGCCTGGTGGCTGTCGCCAAGACCGGCTATCTGCTGACCGGCGAATTGGCGGCCTTGGTAGGTGGCACCTATACCCTGCCCGCCCAGGGCGGCTTCGGCCAGATCCAGAATTACTACGACCTGCACAGCGGCACCTTCAGCGGCGGAAGCTTTATCAGCAGTGGCCTGGTGGGCTACGGCTATTCCTACGCCCTCCAAAATTCCGATGGCGTGGCACCCAGTTCGGGCAGCTTCCTGCCCTCCTCCAATGCCTTTTATACCGGCACCGGCACCCAGCACACGGTTGGGCTGGCCACCACCTTGTCGTCCTGGAGCAATCAGCTGGGTACCGGCAGCAGCACCGCCAACCTGCAGTTGGCTACCTATACCTTCGGCATCACGCCGGCGCCGATCCCGGAACCCAGCCAGCTGGCGATGCTACTGGCCGGCCTGGGCTTGGTGGCCCTGGCGCGGCGGCGGCGCGAACGATAGCCAGCGTCAAACCAACTGCAATAGCTTCCTCACCGGCGTTGGAATACCCGCTTGCAATGCGTCGCTGCGGGTAAACCAGGCGTGATCGTCTTCGGCTACCCGCGCGTCCATTTCCAGCACATCCAAAACCAGGGGACTGATGGTGAGGCGGAAATGGGTGAAGGTATGCACCAGCTCCGGCAGGGCTTCGGCCAGTTCGACCCTTAAGCCCAATCTATCCTGGCAATAAGCGATACCGGCATCGATGGCAGCAGTCTCGGGCAAGCTCCACAAGCCGCCCCAGATGCCGGTGGGTGGGCGCTTCTGCAATAGCCAACGCCCCTGATGCCGCAGCAGCAGCATATAAGTCTCGCGCTCGGGCACGCTCTTTTTCGGCTTACGCGCCGGTAATTCCGCAGTGCAGTCTTCCAGCCTTGCGCGGCAATCGCCGCGCAAGGGGCATGGCTGGCATTGCGGCTTGCTGCGGGTACACAGGGTCGCGCCCAGGTCCATCATGCCCTGGGTAAAGGCGGGCATATCGGTCTCACTGACGGGCAGCAACGATTCGGCCAATGCCCACAGTTGCTTTTCCACTGCCTTTTCACCCGGAAAACCGGCTATGCCGGCCCAGCGGCTCAGTACCCGTTTGACGTTGCCGTCGAGAATGGCGACGCGCTCGCCATAGCAAAAGCCGGCAACAGCGGCCGAGGTAGAGCGGCCGATGCCGGGCAGGGTCTCCAACAGTTGCGCACTGCGGGGGAAAACACCGCCGAAGTAAGTCATCACCTTCTGCGCCGCCGCATGCAGATTGCGGGCGCGACTGTAATAGCCCAGCCCGGCCCAGTGCGCGAGCACCTCGTCCAATGGGGCGGCGGCCAGCGTCGCCACGTCGGGGAAAGTCGTGACGAAGCGCTGGTAATAGGGGATGACGGTGCCTACCTGGGTCTGCTGCAACATGACTTCCGATAGCCAGACCCGATAAGGGTCGGCCACCTGCCAAGGCAGGTCATGGCGGCCATGCAGGCGTTGCCAGCGGGTAAGGCGATCGGCGAAATCGGACATGGAAAGCGGCTACGAATCGGGGAGCCGCGACCGTACAGGGCAATGCGCTAGTCGTCGAGCAGGAAATTGCCGGCGCTGTCCAAATGGCCGCCGGGATTCCAGGCGATCTCCCACAGATAGCCGTCCGGATCGGCGAAATAGCCGCTGCGGCCGCCCCAGAAGGCATCGGCCGCCGGCTTGGGAATCGCGACGCCGGCGGCGGCCAGGCGATTCAGTTCGGCATCGACGTCTTCCGGCTGACGGACGTTATACGCCAGCGCAATACCGGCAAAACCGCTGCGCTCGGCCGGCACCTGGGCATCTTCGGCCAGGGCGGCCAGCGGATAAAGCGCGAATACAAAACCATTCAGCTGGAAGAAGGCCACGCCAGGCTGGCTGCTGGGCGAAAGGGTCCAGCCGAGGATATCGCGGTAAAAAGCCCGCGAGCGTTCCAGGTCGCTGACACCAAGGGTGATGAAACTAAGGCGCGCTTGCATGGATTCGAACCCTCCATCAAAGAACGGCGGCACCTGGCCGCCGTTCAAATCACACTTATTTCACACTGACGTTTTCGAAGTTGTTATTGGTAAACGGACTGGACTTGTAGCCCACCACGTTTTTCTGGCGGGCGATGGTAGTCATCGGTTCAACCAGGCTGACCCAGGGCATTTCGTCGATAAAGACCTTCTGGGCGGCTTCGTACAGCTTGGTGCGCTGCGCCAGGTCGGTGACCCGCTTGGCCTGGTCGACCAGCTTGTCGAATTCCTTATTGCACCAGCGCGAGCGATTTTCGCCGCTCTGCGCCGACGCACAGGTCAGGTTGGGGGTAAGGAAGTTGTCGGGATCACCGTTGTCGCCGGCCCAGCCATAGATGGTGGCGTCGTGTTCGCCCGCCTTGGTGCGTTTTTGCAGTTCAACCCATTCCATCACCACGATCTTGGCCCGGACACCGATCTTGGCCCAATCGGACTGGATCATTTCCGCCGTCAGCTTGGGATTGGGGTTGGTACCGCCGCCAGCATTGCGGACAAACAGGCTCATCTCGAAGCCGGTGGGGAAGCCCGCTTCCTTCAGCAGCTTCTTGGCCTTCTCGATATCGGTCTTGGGCGCGGGAATGGACTTGTTATAACCCCACATGGCGCTGGGCAGCGGCAAGTGGGACGGCACGGCGGAACCGTCGTACACCGCCTTGACGATGGCGTTCTTGTCCAAGGCCAGGCCCAGTGCCTGGCGAACGCGCTTGTCGGCCATGTTCTTGTGCTGGGTATTGAGCGCCAGATAAGCGACGGTCAATGCCCGGTTCGATTCCACCACCAGGTTCGGATCGGCCTTGATCTGCGCGATATCGGCAGGCTTGGGGTAGACCATGATATTGCACTCGCCGCGCTTGAGCTTTTGCGGCCGGACCGAAGCGTCTTCGGTAATGGCGAAGATCAGCTTGTCGCTGCCAGGCTTGCCGCGCCAGTAGACCGGGTTGGCGTCGTAGCGAATCTGCGCGCCCTTGTCGTAGCGCTTGAATACGTAGGGGCCGGTACCGATGGGCAGGGTACCGATCTGGCTGTCCTTGCCTTCGGCGCGCAGTTTCTGGGCGTACTCGGCCGAGACGATATCGGCGAAACCCATGCCCAGGTCGGCCAGAAACGGTGCTTCCGGTTGCGCCAGGACAAACTTGACGCGGTAATTGTCCAGCTTTTCGATCTTCTTGATCAGGGTAGGGAAACCCATATCGCTGGCATAGGGCCAACCTTGCAGGCTGGCCTTGGCGCCCGGGTGCTTGTCGTCGATCATGCGCTGGAAGGTCCACAGCACATCATCGGCATTGAACTCGCGGCTAGGCTTGAACCATTCGGTGCTATGGAATTTCACACCCTTGCGCAGATAGAAAGTGTATTCCAGTGCATCCTTGCTGATCTCCCACTTCTCGGCCAGGGCAGGCAACACCTTGGTGCCGCCCTTTTCGAATTCGACCAGTCGGTTGTAGATGGCTTCCGAGGAAGCATCGTGGGTGGCGGCAGCCGTATACATGCCGCCGTCGAAACCTTCCGGCGAGGCTTCCGAGCAGAACACCAGCGGCTTGGCATGGGCCATGGCCATCATGGCCAGGGCGGCGAGCGAAATTTTTGTCATTTTCATGGGAATCGATCTCATCGTATGCGGATGGCCTGCGGGCAGGCCGGGCTCATGCAAAAAAGGGACAGGCTAGCCTGTCCCTTTCCGCGTTGCGGCAGGTCTTACTTGATGGAAACGCCGTAGAAGGACATCAGACCGAACGGGCTGATCTTGAAGCCTTCCACTTTCTTGCTCACCGGTACATTGACCGTCGAGTGGGCGATGGTGGTCCAAGGCATTTCCCGCTTGAAGATTTCCTGCGCCTTGCCATACAGCTCGGTGCGCTTCTTCACATCGGTGGTGCGCTTGGCATCGGTCACCAGCTTGTCGAATTCCTTATCGCACCATTGCGCATAGTTACCGCCACCGACGGCATCGCAGCTCAAGTTGGTACCCAGCCAGTTGTCGGGATCGCCATTGTCGCCGGTCCAACCGAACATGCCGGTATCCTGCTCACCCGCCTTGGCGCGCTTGAGGTACTCACCCCATTCGTAGCTGGTGATCTTGGCCGTTACACCGATCTTGGCCCAGTCGGCCTGGATCATTTCCGCCATCAGCTTGGCGTTGGGGTTGTACGGGCGCTGAACCGGCATGGCCCACAGCGAGATCTCGAAGCCATTCGCCAAACCGGCCTTGGCCAGCATGGCCTTGGCGGCTTCCACATTGTAGCCGGCGTCCTTCAGGTTCTTGTTGTAGGACCATTGGGTAGGCGGCATGGGGTTGGTGGCCGGCTGGCCGGAACCCTGGTAGACCGCGTCGATAATGGCCTTCTTGTTGATGGCCATATCCAGGGCACGGCGCACGGCGACGTTTTCCAGCGGCTTGTGCTTCACGTTGTAAGCGACATACCCGACATTGAAGCCAGCCTGGCTCAACACATTGATCTTCGGATCGGCCTTCAGCACGGCGATATCGGCCGGCTTGGGCTGGAAGGCGACATCACATTCGCCGGCCTTCAGCTTTTGTGCCCGCACGGCGCTGTCGGTGGTGATGGCAAACAGCAGGTTGTCGATCTTGACTTCACCCTTGCGCCAGTATTCCTTATTGGCGGTGAAGCGGATGATCGCGTCTTTCTGGTAGCTCTTGAACACGAACGGACCGGTGCCGATCGGAGCCACATTGATTTGGGACGGCTTGCCGGCCTTCAACAGGCTATCGGCGTATTCGGCCGAATGCACCGATGCGAACGACATGGCCAGGTCGGCCAGGAAGGCGGCATCAACGGTCTTGAGAGTGAACTTGACGGTCTGTGGGTCGATCTTCTCCACCTTGGCCAGCGTGCCGTCCAGGCCCATATCGGTGAAGTAAGGGAATTCGGTGGCGTAGGCCTTGCGATAAGGATGGTCGGTCTTCAGCATGCGCTCGAAGGTGAACACCACATCATCGGCGTTGAAGTCGCGGCTGGGCTTGAAAGTTTCGTTGCTATGGAACTTTACGCCCTTGCGCAGGTAAAACGTATAGCTCAGGCCATCGGGGCTGACTTCCCACTTTTCCGCCAGGCCGGGAATCACGCGGGTAGCGCCGCGCTCGAATTCCACCAGACGGTTGAAGATGGTTTCGGCGGTGGCGTCAAAATCAGTGCCGGCCTGGTATTGACCAGGATCGAAACCGGCCGGGCTGCCTTCGGAACAATATTTCAGCGTAGTCGCGGCGGATGCGCCAGTAGCGGCGAAAGCCGTGGCAAGCGCGAAAGACAACACGGTAAGACGCTTCATCGTAGTTCACCTCGTGGGTTGAGTTGTTGCGTACAACTGACTGCGGGGGTGCCGCATTGGCGCAAAAAGGTAACACAGCTGCACAGGTGAAAACAGCCGCACAAGGCGGCTGTTGCGCTACTGCTTCCTTACTACAACGCTTCCCACCGAATATCCGGCGCCGAAACTGGAAATCACCCCCACCTCGCCAGGGGCCAGATCGCCGTGTAGATGAAATGCAATGATGGAGCCGGCGCTGGAGGTGTTCGCATACCGGTCCAGGATCACCGGTGCTTCCTCGGGGCTGGGGTCACGCTCCAGCAAGCGCTTGGCGATCAATTGGTTCATGCTGAGATTGGCTTGGTGCAGCCAGAAACGCTTCACCAAGGCCGGCGCCAATTCCAGGCTGGCAAGGTGGGAAGCGATATGGTCCGCCACCATGGGGCAGACTTCCTTGAATACCTTGCGGCCTTCCTGGACGAACAATTTGTCGCGCAGGTCGCCGGTTCTATCTTCGGCACGATTGAGAAAACCGGCATTGTTGCGGATATTGTTGGAGAACACCGTCGCCAGGCGGGTGCCGACAATCTCATACCCGGCCACCGCGGCCAGTTCGGCCCGCTCCACCACCACTGCGGTGCAGACATCGCCGAAAATGAAATGGCAGTCGCGATCACGCCATTCCAGGTGAGCCGAACAGATTTCCGGATTGATCATCAATACCGCACGGGCCGAGCCGGTTTTCACCGCATTGGCGGCCTGCTCGATACCAAAGGTGGCGGAGGAACAGGCGACGTTCATATCGAACGCCCAGCCGTCGATGCCCAGCGCTTGCTGCACTTCAATGGACATGGCGGGGTAGGCCCGCTGCATATTGCTGGCGGCACAGATGACGCCATCGATATCGGCCGCCGTCCGGCCGGCACGCTCAAGTGCCTGGCGCGCCGCCGCAACGGCCATTTCGGCCATGACCGACAATTGCTCATTGCCGCGCGGCGCGATCTGCGGACACATGCGGGTGGGGTCCAATACGCCTTCACGATCCACCACATGGCGTTGTTTGATACCGGACGCTTTTTCGATGAATTCGACCGAACTATCGGTCAGCGGCTGCAGCTCGCCGGCTGCGATGCGTTCGGCATTGGCGGCGTTCTGCAGACGGACATATTCGTTGAAACTGGCCACCAGCTCGGCATTGCTGATGGTAAACGGCGGCGTGTAAAGACCGGTGCCGGTAATGACGGCTTGGAACATGGCTGAGCCCTTGATCTGACCTTGGGAGCCCGCTTCGAGCAAGCGGTAGAATGGCGCGATGATAGCAGATAGGAATACGCCCCCAACCTGCATTCAAATAGTGCTCAAAGCCTTACCCGCTAAGCATCAACGCGGATTGGCGACCTCGACCAGCGTGGGCTGCAGCATAGTCAGCAAATCCTGGGGCGCCAAGCTCACCAGAAAACCGCGCTTGCCGCCATTGAGATAGATCCGCTCAAGATCGAGAATGGACTTCTCCAGGAACACCGGCAAGGGTTTGCGGGTACCCAGTGGCGAAGTGCCGCCGACCAGATAGCCGGTATGGCGATTCGCCGTTTCGGCCGTGCACGGCTCGATATGCCGGCGGCCGGCTTGACGGGCCAGATTGCGGGTGGAGGTCTCGCAATCGCCATGCATCAGTACGATCAAGGGCTGCCTGGATTCGTCCTCCATCACCAGCGTCTTGATCACCGCATGCTCGTCCACGCCAAGCTGGCGCGACGACTCCGCCGTCCCGCCTTTTTCCAGATAGTCGTAAAGATGCTCGGCATAACTCACCCCGTGCTGGCGCAGCACGCGGATAGCAGCGGTGACGGGGGATTTGGACTGGCTCATGGCGCGCATTATATGCGACAGCGAGGCGACGATCGGAATACGTGCCGTTGCAGTGGGGCGGGCCGGTCTTGCCGGCCCGCCCCACACGACTTTACTTGTACTTGGCGCTCAACTTGGCGGACGTACCGTCTTTGTCCATCGCCTTGATCGCGTCATTCAGCTTGGCGATCACGTCATCGCCCACCCCAGGATTACAGGCCAGATACATTTGGCTATCCTTGGGGTCGCCCACCGCCAATACGGGTTTGATGCCGCCTTTCATGCCCTCGCGTGCCGCCTTGTAGGGGCCGCTATTGGCGCCTGCTACCCACAGGTCGATGCGGCCGGATGTCAGTTTCGGCAGGTTTTGGGTATCGGTTACCACCCGTTCGAGTTTGATCCCCTGCTTCTCGACGAAATCGCCATAGGCGTCGCCGTTATACGCACCCACTTTGTACTTCTTGGCATCGGCCACGCTGGCCAATTTGATCGGGCTGCTGGTAAGGGCAAACAGGCTGATCTGGTCGGCGACCAGCGGGCCTACCCATTTGAATGATTTTTCCCGCTCCGGCGTCCGTACCGCCGAATAGACACATACATCGGCCTGGGTCTTGGCCATGTTCAGCGCCCGCTCCCATGGCAACAGCTCGATCGTGATCGTCACGCCAGCCCGCTTGGTCGCCTCCTGCAGAATCTCCGTGGATATCCCGGTCACTTTTTTCTGCTCGAACATATTGAAGGGAGGGTAGTCCTCGGTGGTGAAGGTCAGCGCTTGGGCGCTGCCCGCCAGCAACCCCAGGGCGGTAGTGAACAGGAGGGAGCTGCGTAACTGCATGGTGATCTCCTTGGCTAGGTAACGTCGCCCAGCGGGCCACGAGGCTTTAACATTAGACGCTGCTTCGCCTCCACCAAAGCCCGCGGATGGCATGCACGCCGTGCGGCACGCCCGCATCGGGACTAGAATCGCGGCAGTTTCCATCGAAAGCCGCCATGTCCTCCGCCCCCATCGCCCCTGCCTATCGCCAACTTGGGGCCGCCTTCTTCAGCGAGGTCGAACCGACACCGCTCGCCTCCCCGCGCATGCTGGCCTGGAATGGCGCGCTGGCCGAAGAACTGGGCCTGGTACCACAAGGCGACGATGCCGCCGCAATATTTGCCGGCAACCAGCCGCTGATCGCACAAACACCGATCGCCACCGTCTATTCCGGCCACCAGTTCGGCGTCTGGGCGGGTCAGCTGGGCGACGGCCGCGCAATATTGCTGGCGGAGATCGGCGGCCAGGAAGTCCAGCTCAAGGGCGCCGGTCCGACACCCTATTCACGCCGCGCCGATGGCCGCGCCGTGCTGCGTTCGTCGATACGCGAGTATCTCTGCTCCGAAGCC contains the following coding sequences:
- a CDS encoding aminopeptidase P family protein, translated to MFAPATYAARRAALAQKVGSGLVLLLGNADSPMNYADNIYHFRQDSSFLYFFGLDMPNLAALIDIDADRATLFGDDGGLDSIIWTGPLPTLAEQAEAVAVADTRSHAQLAEQLAEAARSGRQIHYLAPYRAEQRIWLAERLDQTLAAIDAGASTELTRAVIDLRAVKSSDEIAQMENALEIAYRMHVLAMGSARPGVREQEIVGLMEGLATSQGRALAYPIIFSRDGHILHNHGHAHTLKAGDLVVNDAGAESPLHYASDITRTIPVGGRFNPQQRIVYQAVLDSQLAAIAAMKPGVPYREVHDLAARVLVEGVAELALFKGRAEDVVNGGAYALLFPHGLGHHIGLDVHDMEGLGENEVGYGDGITRSTDFGRRSLRLGRPLREGWVVTVEPGAYFIPALIDRWAAEQRHAHLINYAAFDACRDFAGIRIEDDVLITADGARVLGKPIPKTIAEVEALASA
- a CDS encoding DUF2087 domain-containing protein; translated protein: MSRPVFPFYAPDISSLARSLHRQWSEQSHPPGHVQLLNMLAQAVGYQNFQHFRSEAEATPLPTETTTEVAPAATPAAPSRLLRHFDAQGRLIRWPGKFSEQQPCLWTIWARIPARREMSEREVNEFIKPAQTLEDHVLLRRELVNYKLLERTVDGRVYRRREQAVPAEWVDLLHEVMRRAKA
- a CDS encoding exonuclease encodes the protein MNEIYISTDVETDGPIPGPHSMLSLGSAAYTADKQLVATFSANLETLPGAEPHPKTAEWWATQPEAWAACRKNLEAPDAAMTRYASWVRSLGGKPVFVAYPAGFDFLFVYWYLIRFTGDSPFSHSALDMKTFAMALLKTDYRESTKRNMPKRWFDKFPHTHVALDDAIEQGALFCNMLKESRG
- a CDS encoding GNAT family N-acetyltransferase; the protein is MPINRRERAHETREPVLQLIRTYRSPERDAITTEIILRPATSKDAPQVAEVLLLSRKAFLPYACGPHTDAEVYQWVREMLIPTGGVIVACSGTAIVGVLAIECTDELSWLDQLYLAPSHVGQGIGALLLDHALQVLPLPIRLYTFQANVRARAFYERHGFKAIAFTDGSENMEQCPDVLYELALRSSC
- a CDS encoding PEP-CTERM sorting domain-containing protein gives rise to the protein MNSTLLNRTLAWSTLIGAILAGPAQAATFVQLSGTTIDFFYDQDYWGVGNASVLGDSISFDVEDFSTTARVRNSTGSASSTLQDSTFPGLVAVAKTGYLLTGELAALVGGTYTLPAQGGFGQIQNYYDLHSGTFSGGSFISSGLVGYGYSYALQNSDGVAPSSGSFLPSSNAFYTGTGTQHTVGLATTLSSWSNQLGTGSSTANLQLATYTFGITPAPIPEPSQLAMLLAGLGLVALARRRRER
- the mutY gene encoding A/G-specific adenine glycosylase, which codes for MSDFADRLTRWQRLHGRHDLPWQVADPYRVWLSEVMLQQTQVGTVIPYYQRFVTTFPDVATLAAAPLDEVLAHWAGLGYYSRARNLHAAAQKVMTYFGGVFPRSAQLLETLPGIGRSTSAAVAGFCYGERVAILDGNVKRVLSRWAGIAGFPGEKAVEKQLWALAESLLPVSETDMPAFTQGMMDLGATLCTRSKPQCQPCPLRGDCRARLEDCTAELPARKPKKSVPERETYMLLLRHQGRWLLQKRPPTGIWGGLWSLPETAAIDAGIAYCQDRLGLRVELAEALPELVHTFTHFRLTISPLVLDVLEMDARVAEDDHAWFTRSDALQAGIPTPVRKLLQLV
- a CDS encoding VOC family protein; the protein is MQARLSFITLGVSDLERSRAFYRDILGWTLSPSSQPGVAFFQLNGFVFALYPLAALAEDAQVPAERSGFAGIALAYNVRQPEDVDAELNRLAAAGVAIPKPAADAFWGGRSGYFADPDGYLWEIAWNPGGHLDSAGNFLLDD
- a CDS encoding ABC transporter substrate-binding protein, which codes for MKMTKISLAALAMMAMAHAKPLVFCSEASPEGFDGGMYTAAATHDASSEAIYNRLVEFEKGGTKVLPALAEKWEISKDALEYTFYLRKGVKFHSTEWFKPSREFNADDVLWTFQRMIDDKHPGAKASLQGWPYASDMGFPTLIKKIEKLDNYRVKFVLAQPEAPFLADLGMGFADIVSAEYAQKLRAEGKDSQIGTLPIGTGPYVFKRYDKGAQIRYDANPVYWRGKPGSDKLIFAITEDASVRPQKLKRGECNIMVYPKPADIAQIKADPNLVVESNRALTVAYLALNTQHKNMADKRVRQALGLALDKNAIVKAVYDGSAVPSHLPLPSAMWGYNKSIPAPKTDIEKAKKLLKEAGFPTGFEMSLFVRNAGGGTNPNPKLTAEMIQSDWAKIGVRAKIVVMEWVELQKRTKAGEHDATIYGWAGDNGDPDNFLTPNLTCASAQSGENRSRWCNKEFDKLVDQAKRVTDLAQRTKLYEAAQKVFIDEMPWVSLVEPMTTIARQKNVVGYKSSPFTNNNFENVSVK
- a CDS encoding ABC transporter substrate-binding protein; protein product: MKRLTVLSFALATAFAATGASAATTLKYCSEGSPAGFDPGQYQAGTDFDATAETIFNRLVEFERGATRVIPGLAEKWEVSPDGLSYTFYLRKGVKFHSNETFKPSRDFNADDVVFTFERMLKTDHPYRKAYATEFPYFTDMGLDGTLAKVEKIDPQTVKFTLKTVDAAFLADLAMSFASVHSAEYADSLLKAGKPSQINVAPIGTGPFVFKSYQKDAIIRFTANKEYWRKGEVKIDNLLFAITTDSAVRAQKLKAGECDVAFQPKPADIAVLKADPKINVLSQAGFNVGYVAYNVKHKPLENVAVRRALDMAINKKAIIDAVYQGSGQPATNPMPPTQWSYNKNLKDAGYNVEAAKAMLAKAGLANGFEISLWAMPVQRPYNPNAKLMAEMIQADWAKIGVTAKITSYEWGEYLKRAKAGEQDTGMFGWTGDNGDPDNWLGTNLSCDAVGGGNYAQWCDKEFDKLVTDAKRTTDVKKRTELYGKAQEIFKREMPWTTIAHSTVNVPVSKKVEGFKISPFGLMSFYGVSIK
- a CDS encoding beta-ketoacyl-ACP synthase III, yielding MFQAVITGTGLYTPPFTISNAELVASFNEYVRLQNAANAERIAAGELQPLTDSSVEFIEKASGIKQRHVVDREGVLDPTRMCPQIAPRGNEQLSVMAEMAVAAARQALERAGRTAADIDGVICAASNMQRAYPAMSIEVQQALGIDGWAFDMNVACSSATFGIEQAANAVKTGSARAVLMINPEICSAHLEWRDRDCHFIFGDVCTAVVVERAELAAVAGYEIVGTRLATVFSNNIRNNAGFLNRAEDRTGDLRDKLFVQEGRKVFKEVCPMVADHIASHLASLELAPALVKRFWLHQANLSMNQLIAKRLLERDPSPEEAPVILDRYANTSSAGSIIAFHLHGDLAPGEVGVISSFGAGYSVGSVVVRKQ